From the bacterium genome, one window contains:
- a CDS encoding 2-oxoacid:ferredoxin oxidoreductase subunit beta produces MAAVLTHKDFAAERATWCPGCGDFAVLRALQDACARLGLAPHRIVVVSGVGCSGKITSYMGTYGFHTHHGRTLPVATGIKLANRDLTVIAAAGDGDAYGIGLNHLIHAIRRDVDVTYVIMDNGVYGNTKGQTSPTTAPGVTTPSSPLGAVDEPVHPLRLALAAGATYLAQGSSGDPAQLTRLVEQGVAHRGFALINVISPCPTYDRIRTYQWWRERLTNVDEDPAHDPGDSRRAWEIVASRDTEVVGLLYRAPRRALDERLPGFAAAPLAGETLRPDLDRVRRILDEEYAV; encoded by the coding sequence ATGGCCGCCGTCCTGACCCACAAGGATTTCGCGGCCGAGCGGGCCACCTGGTGCCCCGGCTGCGGGGACTTCGCGGTGCTCCGCGCGCTGCAGGACGCGTGCGCGCGCCTGGGCCTCGCGCCGCACCGGATCGTCGTCGTCTCCGGCGTCGGCTGCTCCGGCAAGATCACCTCGTACATGGGAACCTACGGGTTCCACACGCATCACGGACGGACGCTGCCGGTGGCGACGGGCATCAAGCTGGCCAACCGCGATCTCACGGTCATCGCCGCGGCCGGAGACGGCGACGCCTACGGCATCGGGCTCAACCACCTCATCCACGCCATTCGCCGCGACGTCGACGTGACGTACGTGATCATGGACAACGGCGTCTACGGCAACACCAAAGGCCAGACGTCGCCCACCACGGCGCCCGGGGTCACGACTCCGTCCTCCCCCCTCGGCGCGGTCGACGAGCCGGTCCATCCGCTGCGCCTCGCGCTCGCGGCCGGGGCGACGTACCTCGCCCAAGGGTCGAGCGGCGATCCTGCGCAGCTCACGCGGCTCGTCGAGCAGGGCGTCGCGCACCGCGGGTTCGCCTTGATCAACGTGATCAGCCCGTGCCCGACCTACGACAGAATACGCACCTACCAGTGGTGGCGCGAGCGTCTCACGAACGTCGACGAAGACCCGGCCCACGATCCCGGCGACTCACGGCGCGCCTGGGAGATCGTGGCGAGCCGGGACACCGAGGTCGTAGGCCTCCTCTACCGCGCGCCGCGGCGCGCGCTCGACGAGCGGCTGCCGGGATTCGCGGCCGCGCCGCTCGCCGGGGAAACCCTCCGTCCCGATCTGGATCGCGTGCGGCGGATCCTCGACGAGGAGTACGCGGTGTGA
- a CDS encoding 2-oxoacid:acceptor oxidoreductase subunit alpha codes for MRDIAWLIGGKTGEGVDSAGEIFARAAARAGAHVHTFRLFPPIIKGGPTSYEVRAADAPVHARADALDCVIALDDETARRHGPALRPGGLLLIDDGRAGPAGTAGDGAAANGAIACPVPFTALARDLGGPIMKNIVALGVSARLLGVDAAAMRETVRRRFDDKSARVQEQNTAAVDAGWRHAGEHLAGHTRAAGLPRTRAAGRWLLSGNDAIALGALAAGCRLYASYPITPASDVLEWMAAHLPAVGGAAIQTEDEIAALGAVIGAGYAGVRAMTATSGPGLSLMTETMGLAGMAEIPAVIVAAQRPGPSAGMPTKHEQSDLLHMVYASHGEFPRIVLTPGSLEECFADTALAFNLAERFQCPVIVAVDQDLVLARSTAARLPLDEVRIDRGERLTDADAVRLGETYERYALTASGISPRAVPGQPGTRFLSSGDAHDHRGVIDVEDPEVRRAMVDKRLRKTREVWRHAAGTVVEGEGDVLVISLGSPCGPIREAAARLRGGGRPVRFLQIRCLWPFPAHEIGPEVARARRVVVVEHNATGQVASLVRSHVGGHEKVTGLRRYDGLPFRPADIEAGLWPPS; via the coding sequence ATGCGGGACATCGCCTGGCTCATCGGCGGCAAGACCGGCGAAGGCGTCGACTCGGCCGGCGAGATCTTCGCGCGCGCCGCGGCCCGCGCCGGCGCGCACGTGCACACCTTCCGGCTCTTTCCGCCGATCATCAAGGGCGGGCCAACCTCGTACGAGGTGCGGGCCGCCGACGCCCCCGTCCACGCGCGCGCCGACGCGCTCGACTGCGTGATCGCGCTCGACGACGAGACGGCCCGCCGCCACGGCCCGGCGCTTCGTCCGGGCGGGCTCCTGCTCATCGATGACGGCCGCGCCGGACCGGCGGGGACCGCCGGCGACGGTGCCGCGGCGAACGGCGCCATCGCATGCCCGGTGCCGTTTACCGCGCTGGCGCGTGATCTCGGCGGCCCGATCATGAAGAACATCGTCGCCCTCGGCGTCTCCGCCCGCCTGCTGGGCGTCGACGCGGCGGCGATGCGGGAGACCGTGCGCCGGCGGTTCGACGACAAGAGCGCCCGCGTGCAGGAGCAGAACACCGCCGCCGTGGACGCCGGATGGCGCCACGCCGGCGAGCACCTCGCCGGACACACCCGCGCCGCGGGCCTCCCGCGCACCCGCGCCGCCGGCCGCTGGCTGCTCTCCGGCAACGACGCGATCGCGCTCGGGGCGCTCGCGGCGGGCTGCCGGCTCTACGCGAGTTACCCGATCACGCCGGCGAGCGACGTCCTCGAGTGGATGGCGGCACACCTTCCGGCCGTCGGCGGCGCCGCGATCCAGACGGAGGACGAGATCGCGGCGCTCGGCGCCGTGATCGGCGCCGGGTATGCCGGCGTGCGCGCGATGACCGCCACGAGCGGCCCGGGCCTCTCGCTCATGACCGAGACGATGGGCCTCGCCGGCATGGCCGAGATCCCGGCCGTGATCGTCGCCGCCCAACGGCCGGGCCCGAGCGCCGGGATGCCGACGAAGCACGAGCAGAGCGACCTCCTCCATATGGTGTACGCGTCGCACGGAGAGTTTCCGCGGATCGTCCTCACGCCCGGTTCGCTCGAGGAATGCTTCGCCGATACGGCGCTCGCGTTCAACCTCGCGGAGCGCTTCCAGTGCCCGGTCATCGTCGCCGTTGATCAGGACTTGGTGCTCGCCCGCTCCACCGCCGCGCGGCTGCCGCTCGACGAGGTGCGGATCGACCGGGGCGAGCGCCTCACCGACGCGGACGCGGTCAGGCTCGGGGAGACCTACGAACGGTACGCGCTCACGGCGAGCGGGATCTCGCCCCGCGCGGTGCCGGGCCAGCCGGGCACCCGGTTCCTCAGCAGCGGAGACGCCCACGACCATCGCGGCGTGATCGACGTGGAAGATCCCGAGGTCCGCCGCGCGATGGTCGACAAACGGCTGCGCAAGACGCGGGAGGTGTGGCGGCACGCCGCCGGCACGGTCGTCGAAGGAGAAGGCGACGTGCTGGTGATCTCGCTCGGCTCGCCCTGCGGGCCGATCCGCGAGGCGGCGGCGCGCCTTCGCGGGGGCGGCCGGCCGGTGCGGTTTCTGCAGATCCGCTGCCTCTGGCCGTTTCCCGCACACGAGATCGGCCCGGAGGTCGCGCGGGCCCGCCGCGTCGTCGTCGTCGAACACAACGCGACGGGCCAGGTCGCGAGCCTGGTGCGCAGTCACGTCGGCGGCCATGAGAAGGTCACGGGATTGCGGCGCTACGACGGCCTGCCGTTCCGGCCCGCGGACATCGAGGCGGGGCTATGGCCGCCGTCCTGA